A stretch of DNA from Fusobacterium perfoetens:
ATATTTCTCTTGTTGTAAATCCTTTTATGGGGGGATCTGCAAAAAATATTACAGATGATCAGTATGTTTCTCTTCTTCAAAAAATATATGACAGGATAAAAGGTATGGATATAATTATTACATGTCATATTTCAGAGGAAGAAAGAGGACAAAAAATAATAGAAAAAATAGGAAGAGAGAGAGTATATCTTTTTGCAAATGGTGGTTCTCTTTTAAATCTTGCTGCAATTATTGAAAAAGGAAAAGTTTATTTTGGAGGATCAACAGGTCCTACTCATATAGCAGGTTCTCTTCAAAAAGAAATAGTTGCTATATACCCAAATAAGAAAACACAAAGCCCTGTAAGATGGGGAGTTTATAATAATCCTAATGCAGAGTATGTAATTCCAGATAGACCTGAGAGAAAAATGAAAGAAGATTATTCACATAAATATTTTGATTCTTATGACGAATCTGTTGAAGAAGAAATTTTAACTCTTTTAGAAGAAAAGCTTTTGAAAAATCAGAAGTAAGAGGTGAAAAATTGAGAATATTAATAATACATACAGCCTTTATAGGGGATATAGTTCTTTCTACACCTCTTGTAAGGAAAATAAAAGAATCATATCCTGATTCATATTTAGCTTATGTAACAACACCTGCAGGAGCGGCAGTTTTAAAAAATAATCCATATATAAATGAGATAATAGAGTATGACAAAAGAGGAGCTCATAAAGGAATAAGAGGTATTTATGAACTTGGAAAAAGACTTAGATATGAAAATTTTAATCTTGTGATAACTCCTCACAGATATCTTAGAAGTTCTTTTCTTTCGTGGCTTTCAAGATCTCCTGTAAGAAAGGGATATGACAATGCAGCAGGAGGATTTTTCTTTACAGAAAAAATTCATTATGATAAATCTAAGCACGAAGTTGAAAAACTTTTATCATTTATAAATTGTCCTGAAACAAATGGAAAAAGATACGAAATAGAACTTTTTCCTGATAAAGATTCTCTTGAAAAGGCTGCAAATATTTGGAAAGCGAATAATCTTGAAAATAAAAAAACTGTAATTATAGCTCCGGGAAGTAAATGGTTTACAAAACAATGGCCTGTGGAATATTTTAACAAGGTTATTGATAATCTTTCAGAAGATGAAAATATAGGAATTATTGCAATTGGAGGAAAGGAAGAAATGTCTCTTTCTCTTCATAAAGAAAAGATTATAGATTTAAGAGGAGCAACTTCTCTCCTAGATTTAGCAGCAGTTTTAAAAAAAGGAAATGTATTACTAACAAATGACTCATCTCCTGTTCATATAGGATCAGCTTCTGAAAATACAAGAATAATAGCATTATTTGGTCCAACAGTGAAAGAGTTTGGTTTTTTCCCTTGGAGCAGAAACAGTGAAGTAATGGAAATAAATAATCTTTCTTGCAGACCTTGTGGAATGCACGGAGGAAAAAAATGTCCTGAAGGACATTTTAAATGTATGAGAGATATTACTCCTGAAGCAGTGACAGAAGCTATAAAAAAATATTTGGGAAAAGATAAAAATGGATAGAAGAAAAGAAGGCAGAGATTATATATATTATAACCAGAAAGATACTGTGGATTTTTATACGAGGATAAAGGGCAGAGATTATACAGTCTTAAGAACTTTAAAAGATGATAGCAGAAGTCTTGTTGAAGTCATTAGGATAAATGGGAAAAGATATGTTTTGAAAGTTCCAAAAGAGAAAAATAGAAGAAAATGGCAGAGATTCCTTTCTATATTTAGAGGTGGCGAAAGCATGAGGGAATGTAAGCAGTTGGAAAAACTTATGCTTAATGGCTTTAATGCTCCAAGACCTTTTCTTGCACTTGAAAAAAGAAGATTTGGAATGACTGTTGATTCCCTTTCTGTAAGTGAATACATAGAAAGCAGAGCAAGTACAGAAAAAGATATTGATATTGTATGCAGTTCTCTTAGAGAAATTCATAAAAAAGGATTTCTTCATGGAGATTCTCAAATAGAAAATTTTCTTGTTACAGACAGCAGAATATATCTTATAGATTGTAAACTTCTTAAAAATATATATGGAAAATTTGGAGAAATGTATGAATATATATATTTAAGAGAAAGTTGTTTTTTTGATTTAGATGAATATATAGATACAAAAGCTTTTTATTTTAAAGGTGCAAAGCTTTTAAACAGTTATCTTCATTGGTGGGGAGATTTCAGAAAAAAATTAAGAAATAAAGGTTAGTGATGTAATTGTGAGAATACTTATTATAAGGCTTAGTTCAATAGGAGATGTTATTCTTACAACTCCTGTTTTAAAACAGCTGAAAGAAAAATATCCAGATATGACGGTTGATTTTCTTGTTATGAAAAATTTTAAAGATTCCATAGAAGGAGTGCCTTATATTGATAATCTTATTCTTTTTGATAAAAAAGAAAATGATGGATATCAAAATATGGTAGCTTTTGGAAAAAAATTAGCAGGGAATGGGTACGACTATGTTTTTGATCTTCATAGTAAAATAAGATCAAAAATTATATCTAAGCAAATAGCTTCTTCTGGAGCAAAAGTTCTTGTATATCCAAAGAGAAAATGGTGGAAATCTCTTTTGGTAAAAATGAAACTTATAAAATATCATGTTGATGATACTATTGTAAAAAATTACTTTAAGCCTTTTAAAAAATTGGGACTTAAATATAGAGGAGAAGAACTTTTATTTTCCTTTTCTGAAAAAGATTTAGAAAAAGTAAAAGGGTATGAAGGATTTTTTGTAATGGCTCCTGGAGCTTCAAAAGAGACTAAAAAATGGACTAAAAAAGGTTTTGGAAATCTTGCTAAAAAACTTTATGAAAAATATAAAATAAAAACAGTTCTCATAGGAGGACGGGAAGATATAGAAAGATGTAACCACATAAATAAAATAAGTGGAGATGTATGTATAAATCTTGCTGGAAAACTTTCTCTTAAAGAAAGTGGAGCACTTCTTTCAAAAGCAAAGCTTATGGTAACAAATGATTCTGGTCCGTTTCATATAGGAAGAGGTGTAGGATGTCGTACTTATGTAATATTTGGCCCTACTGATCCTGGAATGTTTGAGTATGATGAAAACAGCACTTTAATTTATAAAGATGAAATTTGTTCTCCGTGCAGCCTTCATGGAAACAGAGAATGTCCTAAAGGACATCTTAATTGTATGAATAAATTGAGTGAAGATATAATTTTAAAAGAGATAGAAAAATATATGGATAAAGTAACTAATTAATTTAAGGGGGTTCTACTCATATGGCAGTTAAAAAAAATGAAGCAGTTGATAAAAACAAAGCACTTGAAAATGCAATAAAGCAGATTACAAAAGATTTTGGTGAAGGGTCTATAATGAAGCTTGGAGAAAATGCTTCAATGAATATAGATGTAATTCCTACAGGAAGTATAAATCTTGATGCTGCCCTTGGGCTTGGAGGAGTTCCAAGAGGAAGAATAGTAGAAATATATGGAGCTGAAAGCTCAGGAAAAACAACTATAGCTCTTCATATTATAGCAGAAGCACAAAAAATGGGAGGAGTAGTTGCATTTATAGATGCTGAACATGCTCTTGATCCTGTGTATGCAAAAGCTCTTGGAGTTGATATTGATGAAATGCTTATATCTCAGCCTGATTTTGGAGAACAGGCTCTTGAAATAGCAGACATGCTAGTTCGTTCAGGAGCTGTTGATGTAATAGTAGTTGACTCAGTTGCAGCACTTGTTCCTAAAGCAGAAATAGATGGAGAAATGAGCGATCAACAAATGGGACTTCAGGCAAGACTTATGTCAAAAGCTCTTAGAAAGTTAACAGGAACTCTTAATAAATCAAAAACAACTCTTATTTTTATTAACCAAATAAGAGATAAAATAGGAGGATTTGGATTTGGACCTCAGACAACAACAACAGGAGGTAAAGCTCTTAAATTCTATGCTTCTGTAAGAATGGAAATAAAAAGAGTAGGATCTGTAAAACAGGGAGACGATATAATAGGAAATGAAGTTCTTGTTAAAGTAACAAAGAATAAAATTGCTCCTCCTTTTAAAGAAGCTTCATTCCAGATTATGTACGGAAAGGGAATATCAAGAGTAGGAGAAGTTCTTGATGCTGCTATTGAAGCAAATATAGTTTCTAAATCAGGAGCATGGTTCAGTTATGGAGATATAAGACTTGGACAAGGTAAAGAAAATGTAAAAGCAAGACTTGAAGAAGAAGCAGACTTGTTCAATGCAATTTATGACGAGCTAAAAGCTAAAAATGCAATAGGAACAGCTCATACAGGCACTGAAGAAGAGGATGTGGAAGAAAATGAAAATTTTGAGGATTCAGAAGAATAAAATTCTTTTTGAAAACGGTGCTGAATTTTATTTGCAAAAAAATATAATAAAAGAATACAATATGAAAGAGAGCATGGAGATTGATAGGGAAAGCTATATGCTTTTAGCCGAATCTTCGGCTCTTTCTTTTTCTTATTGGCTTTTAGGAAAAAGAGATTACAGTACCAAGGAACTTGAAACAAAACTTTTGACAAAATACAAAGAAAAAATTATAATATCTAAAGTGATTACGAAATTAAATAACATGTGTTATTTAAATGACGGTGACTTTGCAAAATCATTCATAGAATCTCATAAAAATTGGGGTAAGAAAAAGCTTGAATATCAGCTTGCTTTAAAAGGGATAAAAGGCTCATTAGTCAGAGAACTTTTAAGTGAAAATATAGATAATGAAATTACAGAGATTCAAAAATTATGGGAGAGAATGGGGGATAAAGAATACCGAAAAAAAGTTGAAAGTTTAATGAGAAAAGGTTTTGAATACAGTACTATAAAAAAAGCTGTTGAAAATCTTTGATAGGAGGTTTCATGTTTGGAATAATACTTGCTACTGTTTCTGCTGTTTGTCTTTTTATATATAAAGAGATAACTTTTATACCTGCACATTTTTATAAAAATAAAAAGAAAAAAACTTTTACAGCTAGAAAAAATTTGCGTGATATAAGTTGTTGCTTTTTAAAGGTTCTTGGAACTAAAGTTGAAGTAGTATATAAAGATAAGGAAGCATTTGAACATTTGAATAGAGAAAAAGGAATAGTCTTAATAGCAAATCACCAAAGCAATTTTGATATTCCTGTTATTCTTTCAGGAATAAAATTTGATCTTGGTTTTGTTGCAAAAAAAGAGATGGAATCATGGCCTTTTTTTCATAGATGGATGAGAAGAGGGAAGTATATATTTTTAGACAGAAGCAATCCCAGAGAAGGTATAAAAAGTATAAAAAAAGCAGTTAAAATAGTAAAAGAAGGTTATCCAACAGTTATTTTTCCAGAAGGAGAAAGAAGTCTTACAGGAGAAATTGGAAATTTTAAAAAAGGAAGTTTTAAACTGGCTCTTGATACAAATGGAATTATTGTTCCAATGACAATATGCGGGGCAATAAATATTCAGAAAAGAGGAAGCATAGCAGTAAGCAGAAACAGGAAAGTAAAGCTTATAGTAGAAAAACCTATTGACATTTCTATTCTTTCTGATGAAGAAAAGAAAAATTTAAACAATATTGTAAGAGATAAGATTATAGAAAATTATAATAATTAAAAATTTTATTTATTAAGTTTTAGTCGGTACGAATAAAATAAAAGGAAAGATGAATAAATTTGACAATTCTTTGCTTTAGCTATATGCTATATGTATTGAATTATTAATTATTTTCAGGAGAGTGTATGAGAAATATAAAAATTTCATATTCTTATGATGGCAGTGATTTTTATGGTTTTCAGAGGCAACCAGATAAAAGAACTGTACAAGGAGAAATTGAAAGAGTATTAAATATAATTTTAAAAAAGGAAGTAAACCTAATCACAGCAGGGCGAACAGACAGAGGAGTTCATGCTAGAATGCAGGTTTCAAATTTTATAATAGATTCCACTCTTACCATACCTCTTGAAAATTTACAGAGAGCAGTTAATAAACTTCTTCCTTCAGATATTTCTATTTTTGATATAGATGAAGAAGATATGAGTTTTAATGCTCGTTATATGCCTAAAGCAAGAGCTTATGAATATATAATAACATGGGAAAAAGATGTTTTTTCAAGAAGATATAAGACATATATATCAAAAGAAGTTAATCCTGAAAAATTAAAAAGCATACTTTCTGTCTTAGAAGGAAAACATGATTTTAATAATTTCAGAATAAAAGATGAAAATAACAGAACAACTGTAAGAGAGATATATAAAATAGATGTATATTATAAAAAGGAAAATGAGATAGGGATATATATAGAGGGAAGTGCTTTTTTAAAAACTCAGGTTAGAATAATCGTAGGAACAGCACTTGATGTATATTTTAAAAGAAAACCAGAAAATTATTTAGAACTTCTTTTAAATGAGCCTCATATCCAAAGAAAGATAGAAGTTGCTGAGCCAGGAGGACTTTATCTTACAAAGATTGAATATTAGGGAGAGATTATGAAAATAGTGGAAGTATCCATAAAAGATAAAGATTTGATGGACGGAATTGTGGAAATGGAAAAATCTACTTTTGGAAGATTTGGTGGAGTAGATTTATGGATATTAAAGCCGATAGTAAAATTTGGAAGAGTTTTTGCTGTTGTTGAAAATGGAATCGTTATAGGAGCAGCAGAATTTATGGTTGCCTTTGATAGACCAGAAGCTTTTCTTTATGGCTTTTCTGTAATGGAAAAATATCGTGAACAGGGAATAGGAACTAATCTTCTTGTTCATTGTGAAAATTATTTTAAAAATTATGGAATAGAAGTAATATCTCTCACTGTAGATCCTAAAAATGAAAAAGCAATAACACTTTACAAGAATCTTGATTATTATATAGAATCCTTAGAACTTGATGAATATGAACCTGGAATAGATCGTTATGTGATGAAAAAACAGCTGTAGCCTTTGAAATTCCTCAACTAATACTTTACTTTTTTCATATTTTTTTATATAATGAATTATAATCATTACAAAATTGTTGAGATTATCTGAAAGGAGGAATGTAAATGACACATAATGTGGAAAATGTTGGGGAATATTTAAAAGAAAACGGAATAAAGCCGTCTTATCAGAGAATGAAAATATATGAGTTCCTTTTACAAAATAGAATACATCCTACTGTTGATACTATATATAGAGCCTTGAATAAAGAAATACCAACTCTTTCAAAAACAACTGTATATAATACTCTTAATCTTTTTATAGAAAAGAAAATTGTAAATATTCTTGTTATAGAAGAAAATGAAACGAGGTATGATGCTTATTTAGAACTTCACGGTCATTTTAAATGTGAGAAATGTGGAAATATTTATGATATAGAAATGAACAGTGATACACTTGATCTTGCAGGTTTGGAAGGCTTTGAAATAAAAGAAAAACATATATATTTCAAAGGTATATGCAAACACTGTCATGAACAAATGATAAAAAATTAAATTCTCTTAATAAAGAGAAATTAAAGAATAAGGAGGAATGAAATGGAAAAATTAGATCTTTTTAAGTCTGAATGCGGAATGGTAGCAGAAGTTATTTACAAGGAAAGCAAAGAGTGTACAGGAAAAGCTGACGGAATTAAAGTTGAAAAGCTGGAAGAACACACAGAAGACGCAGCAAAAGAAAAACATGTTCCTTATATTGAAGAAAAAGAAAATGGATATCTTATAAAAGTTGGGAAAGAAACAGCACACCCAATGCTTGAAAATCATTATATCACTATGATAGAAATTATTGTAGATGAAGATAAACTTTACAGAAAATATTTAAAAGCAGGGGATGCTCCAGAAGCTTTCTTTGAAGTTCCTAAAGGAAAATCTGTAAAAGCAAGAGAATACTGTAATCTTCATGGATTATGGGTAAGTTCTAAATAACAACTG
This window harbors:
- a CDS encoding lysophospholipid acyltransferase family protein; its protein translation is MFGIILATVSAVCLFIYKEITFIPAHFYKNKKKKTFTARKNLRDISCCFLKVLGTKVEVVYKDKEAFEHLNREKGIVLIANHQSNFDIPVILSGIKFDLGFVAKKEMESWPFFHRWMRRGKYIFLDRSNPREGIKSIKKAVKIVKEGYPTVIFPEGERSLTGEIGNFKKGSFKLALDTNGIIVPMTICGAINIQKRGSIAVSRNRKVKLIVEKPIDISILSDEEKKNLNNIVRDKIIENYNN
- the recA gene encoding recombinase RecA, with the translated sequence MAVKKNEAVDKNKALENAIKQITKDFGEGSIMKLGENASMNIDVIPTGSINLDAALGLGGVPRGRIVEIYGAESSGKTTIALHIIAEAQKMGGVVAFIDAEHALDPVYAKALGVDIDEMLISQPDFGEQALEIADMLVRSGAVDVIVVDSVAALVPKAEIDGEMSDQQMGLQARLMSKALRKLTGTLNKSKTTLIFINQIRDKIGGFGFGPQTTTTGGKALKFYASVRMEIKRVGSVKQGDDIIGNEVLVKVTKNKIAPPFKEASFQIMYGKGISRVGEVLDAAIEANIVSKSGAWFSYGDIRLGQGKENVKARLEEEADLFNAIYDELKAKNAIGTAHTGTEEEDVEENENFEDSEE
- a CDS encoding glycosyltransferase family 9 protein codes for the protein MRILIIRLSSIGDVILTTPVLKQLKEKYPDMTVDFLVMKNFKDSIEGVPYIDNLILFDKKENDGYQNMVAFGKKLAGNGYDYVFDLHSKIRSKIISKQIASSGAKVLVYPKRKWWKSLLVKMKLIKYHVDDTIVKNYFKPFKKLGLKYRGEELLFSFSEKDLEKVKGYEGFFVMAPGASKETKKWTKKGFGNLAKKLYEKYKIKTVLIGGREDIERCNHINKISGDVCINLAGKLSLKESGALLSKAKLMVTNDSGPFHIGRGVGCRTYVIFGPTDPGMFEYDENSTLIYKDEICSPCSLHGNRECPKGHLNCMNKLSEDIILKEIEKYMDKVTN
- a CDS encoding Fur family transcriptional regulator; this encodes MTHNVENVGEYLKENGIKPSYQRMKIYEFLLQNRIHPTVDTIYRALNKEIPTLSKTTVYNTLNLFIEKKIVNILVIEENETRYDAYLELHGHFKCEKCGNIYDIEMNSDTLDLAGLEGFEIKEKHIYFKGICKHCHEQMIKN
- a CDS encoding GNAT family N-acetyltransferase, with amino-acid sequence MKIVEVSIKDKDLMDGIVEMEKSTFGRFGGVDLWILKPIVKFGRVFAVVENGIVIGAAEFMVAFDRPEAFLYGFSVMEKYREQGIGTNLLVHCENYFKNYGIEVISLTVDPKNEKAITLYKNLDYYIESLELDEYEPGIDRYVMKKQL
- a CDS encoding desulfoferrodoxin family protein — translated: MEKLDLFKSECGMVAEVIYKESKECTGKADGIKVEKLEEHTEDAAKEKHVPYIEEKENGYLIKVGKETAHPMLENHYITMIEIIVDEDKLYRKYLKAGDAPEAFFEVPKGKSVKAREYCNLHGLWVSSK
- the truA gene encoding tRNA pseudouridine(38-40) synthase TruA, producing MRNIKISYSYDGSDFYGFQRQPDKRTVQGEIERVLNIILKKEVNLITAGRTDRGVHARMQVSNFIIDSTLTIPLENLQRAVNKLLPSDISIFDIDEEDMSFNARYMPKARAYEYIITWEKDVFSRRYKTYISKEVNPEKLKSILSVLEGKHDFNNFRIKDENNRTTVREIYKIDVYYKKENEIGIYIEGSAFLKTQVRIIVGTALDVYFKRKPENYLELLLNEPHIQRKIEVAEPGGLYLTKIEY
- a CDS encoding lipopolysaccharide core heptose(II) kinase RfaY, with translation MDRRKEGRDYIYYNQKDTVDFYTRIKGRDYTVLRTLKDDSRSLVEVIRINGKRYVLKVPKEKNRRKWQRFLSIFRGGESMRECKQLEKLMLNGFNAPRPFLALEKRRFGMTVDSLSVSEYIESRASTEKDIDIVCSSLREIHKKGFLHGDSQIENFLVTDSRIYLIDCKLLKNIYGKFGEMYEYIYLRESCFFDLDEYIDTKAFYFKGAKLLNSYLHWWGDFRKKLRNKG
- a CDS encoding regulatory protein RecX, translated to MKILRIQKNKILFENGAEFYLQKNIIKEYNMKESMEIDRESYMLLAESSALSFSYWLLGKRDYSTKELETKLLTKYKEKIIISKVITKLNNMCYLNDGDFAKSFIESHKNWGKKKLEYQLALKGIKGSLVRELLSENIDNEITEIQKLWERMGDKEYRKKVESLMRKGFEYSTIKKAVENL
- a CDS encoding glycosyltransferase family 9 protein — encoded protein: MRILIIHTAFIGDIVLSTPLVRKIKESYPDSYLAYVTTPAGAAVLKNNPYINEIIEYDKRGAHKGIRGIYELGKRLRYENFNLVITPHRYLRSSFLSWLSRSPVRKGYDNAAGGFFFTEKIHYDKSKHEVEKLLSFINCPETNGKRYEIELFPDKDSLEKAANIWKANNLENKKTVIIAPGSKWFTKQWPVEYFNKVIDNLSEDENIGIIAIGGKEEMSLSLHKEKIIDLRGATSLLDLAAVLKKGNVLLTNDSSPVHIGSASENTRIIALFGPTVKEFGFFPWSRNSEVMEINNLSCRPCGMHGGKKCPEGHFKCMRDITPEAVTEAIKKYLGKDKNG